The Falco rusticolus isolate bFalRus1 chromosome 15, bFalRus1.pri, whole genome shotgun sequence genome has a segment encoding these proteins:
- the ELMO3 gene encoding engulfment and cell motility protein 3 isoform X5, producing the protein MALLIALLLAATDAERRDMMDYLREKNIRQFIHKNIIHSSEPLGDEMAHYLYVLQSVSLNLCERRMRTSMDPYSQEQRELLQSLRQTAFESEGEAPASNFSTERRRSLCAKEFRKLGFMNNSNPAEDLRRAPPGLLALDNMVYFSRHTPNAYSRFVLENSSREDKHECPFARSSIQLTLILCEILHVGEPCSEVAQAFYPMFFGQDHFFEELFCICIQLVNKTWKEMRATQEDFDKVLQVVREQITRTLSLKPTSLELFKTRVNALNYSEILKLRQTERLHQEETLAVPVLELRERLKPELLELIRQQRLLHLCKGTLFRKISSRRRQDKLWYCRLSPNHKVLHYGGVEEGVLSPPIESLPEKIPVADMKMLLVGKECLHTKEKSSGKQNKDVLELAFSIVYDVEEYCLSFVAPTRYEFCLWTDGLNVLLGKEMTSERTQTDLDVLLSMELKLRLLDLENISIPDTPPPIPKPPSNLNFCYDFSHAEQ; encoded by the exons ATGGCCCTGCTCATTgcgctgctgctggctgcgACTGATGCTGAGCGGCGG GACATGATGGACTACCTGAGGGAGAAGAATATCAGGCAGTTTATCCACAAG AATATCATACACAGCTCCGAGCCGCTGGGGGATGAGATGGCCCATTACTTGTATGTGCTGCAGTCTGTCAGCCTCAACCTGTGTGAGCGTCGCATGAGGACCTCCATGGATCCCTACTCACAG GAACAGCGGGAGCTCCTCCAGTCACTGCGCCAAACCGCCTTTGAGTCGGAAGGTGAGGCGCCTGCCAGCAACTTCAGCACTGAGCGCCGGCGATCCCTGTGTGCCAAGGAGTTCCGCAAGCTGGGCTTCATG AACAACAGCAACCCAGCAGAGGACCTCCGCCGTGCCCCACCGGGACTCCTTGCCCTCGACAACATGGTGTATTTCTCCAGGCACACCCCCAACGCCTATAGCAGG TTTGTCCTTGAGAACAGCAGCCGGGAAGACAAACATGAATGCCCCTTCGCTCGCAGCAGCATCCAGCTCACCCTGATCCTCTGTGAGATCCTGCACGTTGGAGAGCCGT GCTCGGAGGTGGCTCAGGCCTTTTACCCTATGTTCTTCGGGCAGGATCATTTCTTTGAAGAGCTCTTCTGCATCTGTATCCAGCTGGTGAATAAGACCTGGAAGGAGATGCGTGCTACCCAGGAGGACTTTGACAAG gtgctgcaggtggtGCGGGAGCAGATCACCAGGACCTTGTCCCTCAAGCCCACCTCCCTGGAGCTATTCAAGACCAGAGTGAATGCACTGAACTACAGCGAGATCCTGAAGCTGCGGCAAACAGAGCGGCTGCACCAGGAGGAGACGCTGGCTGTGCCCGTGCT GGAGTTGCGTGAGAGGCTGAAGCCAGAGCTCCTGGAGCTGATCCGACAGCAGCGCCTGCTGCACCTCTGCAAAGGCACCCTCTTCCGCAAGATCAGCAGCCGCCGCAGGCAGG ACAAGCTCTGGTACTGCCGCCTGTCACCCAACCACAAAGTGCTGCACTATGGGGGCGTGGAGGAGGGGGTGCTCTCTCCCCCCATCGAGAGCCTGCCAGAGAAAA TTCCTGTGGCAGACATGAAGATGCTGCTCGTGGGGAAGGAGTGTCTGCACACGAAGGAGAAGAGCTCTGGGAAGCAGAACAAG GACGTCCTGGAGCTGGCCTTTTCCATTGTGTATGATGTGGAGGAATACTGCCTCAGCTTTGTTGCCCCCACCCGGTATGAG TTTTGCCTCTGGACGGATGGGCTGAACGTGCTCTTGGGCAAGGAGATGACAAGCGAGCGAACACAGACGGACCTCGATGTCCTGCTGTCCATGGAGCTCAAGCTGCGGCTCCTAGACCTGGAGAACATCAGCATCCCCGACACACCCCCTCCCATCCCAAAGCCCCCCAGCAACTTAAACTTCTGCTATGACTTCAGCCACGCAGAGCAGTGA
- the ELMO3 gene encoding engulfment and cell motility protein 3 isoform X1, with product MPPPKDVVKIAIQMVGAIPQLIELQQTKPLASVLKDVCDAWSLPNAERYALQYADGRQTYITESNRGEIKNGSILQLTTSPDQEAERLYSGIQSNNLDVKTDSLKKLASLSQDVTFAQEFINRNGLKQIFSIVEEGNDTGEMLVHTLKAFMELMEHDFVSWETLSAAFIKKVVSYVNMNAVDASIQQLSLSILENMVPTSRLLFELVKKEVTLDRLLTHLQVTDAQLQLKAMALLIALLLAATDAERRDMMDYLREKNIRQFIHKNIIHSSEPLGDEMAHYLYVLQSVSLNLCERRMRTSMDPYSQEQRELLQSLRQTAFESEGEAPASNFSTERRRSLCAKEFRKLGFMNNSNPAEDLRRAPPGLLALDNMVYFSRHTPNAYSRFVLENSSREDKHECPFARSSIQLTLILCEILHVGEPCSEVAQAFYPMFFGQDHFFEELFCICIQLVNKTWKEMRATQEDFDKVLQVVREQITRTLSLKPTSLELFKTRVNALNYSEILKLRQTERLHQEETLAVPVLELRERLKPELLELIRQQRLLHLCKGTLFRKISSRRRQDKLWYCRLSPNHKVLHYGGVEEGVLSPPIESLPEKIPVADMKMLLVGKECLHTKEKSSGKQNKDVLELAFSIVYDVEEYCLSFVAPTRYEFCLWTDGLNVLLGKEMTSERTQTDLDVLLSMELKLRLLDLENISIPDTPPPIPKPPSNLNFCYDFSHAEQ from the exons ATGCCGCCGCCCAAGGACGTGGTGAAGATCGCCATCCAGATGGTGGGAGCCATCCCGCAGCTCATCGAGCTCCAGCAG ACCAAGCCCCTGGCCTCGGTGCTCAAGGACGTCTGCGACGC GTGGAGCCTGCCCAACGCCGAGCGCTATGCCCTGCAGTACGCGGACGGGCGGCAGACCTACATCACCGAGTCG AACCGCGGGGAGATTAAGAATGGGAGCATTTTGCAGCTGACCACCTCTCCG GACCAAGAAGCAGAGCGGTTGTACAGCGGGATCCAGAGCAACAACTTGGACGTGAAGACTGACTCACTGAAGAAGCTTGCAAGCCTCTCCCAAGATGTTACCTTTGCTCAGGAGTTCATCAACAGGAATGGCTTGAAGCAAATCTTCTCTATTGTGGAAGAAGGGAATGA TACAGGGGAGATGCTAGTGCACACCCTGAAGGCCTTCATGGAGCTGATGGAGCATGATTTTGTTTCCTGGGAGACCCTTAGTGCAGCCTTCATCAAGAAG GTAGTGAGTTACGTAAATATGAATGCAGTGGATGCATCTATCCAGCAACTCTCCTTGTCCATCTTGGAGAACATGGTGCCTACCAGTCGCCTCCTCTTTGAGCTAGTCAAAAAAGAAGTGACGTTAGATCGTCTCCTTACCCACCTCCAGGT GACAgatgcccagctgcagctgaaggcgATGGCCCTGCTCATTgcgctgctgctggctgcgACTGATGCTGAGCGGCGG GACATGATGGACTACCTGAGGGAGAAGAATATCAGGCAGTTTATCCACAAG AATATCATACACAGCTCCGAGCCGCTGGGGGATGAGATGGCCCATTACTTGTATGTGCTGCAGTCTGTCAGCCTCAACCTGTGTGAGCGTCGCATGAGGACCTCCATGGATCCCTACTCACAG GAACAGCGGGAGCTCCTCCAGTCACTGCGCCAAACCGCCTTTGAGTCGGAAGGTGAGGCGCCTGCCAGCAACTTCAGCACTGAGCGCCGGCGATCCCTGTGTGCCAAGGAGTTCCGCAAGCTGGGCTTCATG AACAACAGCAACCCAGCAGAGGACCTCCGCCGTGCCCCACCGGGACTCCTTGCCCTCGACAACATGGTGTATTTCTCCAGGCACACCCCCAACGCCTATAGCAGG TTTGTCCTTGAGAACAGCAGCCGGGAAGACAAACATGAATGCCCCTTCGCTCGCAGCAGCATCCAGCTCACCCTGATCCTCTGTGAGATCCTGCACGTTGGAGAGCCGT GCTCGGAGGTGGCTCAGGCCTTTTACCCTATGTTCTTCGGGCAGGATCATTTCTTTGAAGAGCTCTTCTGCATCTGTATCCAGCTGGTGAATAAGACCTGGAAGGAGATGCGTGCTACCCAGGAGGACTTTGACAAG gtgctgcaggtggtGCGGGAGCAGATCACCAGGACCTTGTCCCTCAAGCCCACCTCCCTGGAGCTATTCAAGACCAGAGTGAATGCACTGAACTACAGCGAGATCCTGAAGCTGCGGCAAACAGAGCGGCTGCACCAGGAGGAGACGCTGGCTGTGCCCGTGCT GGAGTTGCGTGAGAGGCTGAAGCCAGAGCTCCTGGAGCTGATCCGACAGCAGCGCCTGCTGCACCTCTGCAAAGGCACCCTCTTCCGCAAGATCAGCAGCCGCCGCAGGCAGG ACAAGCTCTGGTACTGCCGCCTGTCACCCAACCACAAAGTGCTGCACTATGGGGGCGTGGAGGAGGGGGTGCTCTCTCCCCCCATCGAGAGCCTGCCAGAGAAAA TTCCTGTGGCAGACATGAAGATGCTGCTCGTGGGGAAGGAGTGTCTGCACACGAAGGAGAAGAGCTCTGGGAAGCAGAACAAG GACGTCCTGGAGCTGGCCTTTTCCATTGTGTATGATGTGGAGGAATACTGCCTCAGCTTTGTTGCCCCCACCCGGTATGAG TTTTGCCTCTGGACGGATGGGCTGAACGTGCTCTTGGGCAAGGAGATGACAAGCGAGCGAACACAGACGGACCTCGATGTCCTGCTGTCCATGGAGCTCAAGCTGCGGCTCCTAGACCTGGAGAACATCAGCATCCCCGACACACCCCCTCCCATCCCAAAGCCCCCCAGCAACTTAAACTTCTGCTATGACTTCAGCCACGCAGAGCAGTGA
- the ELMO3 gene encoding engulfment and cell motility protein 3 isoform X4, whose translation MREMLVHTLKAFMELMEHDFVSWETLSAAFIKKVVSYVNMNAVDASIQQLSLSILENMVPTSRLLFELVKKEVTLDRLLTHLQVTDAQLQLKAMALLIALLLAATDAERRDMMDYLREKNIRQFIHKNIIHSSEPLGDEMAHYLYVLQSVSLNLCERRMRTSMDPYSQEQRELLQSLRQTAFESEGEAPASNFSTERRRSLCAKEFRKLGFMNNSNPAEDLRRAPPGLLALDNMVYFSRHTPNAYSRFVLENSSREDKHECPFARSSIQLTLILCEILHVGEPCSEVAQAFYPMFFGQDHFFEELFCICIQLVNKTWKEMRATQEDFDKVLQVVREQITRTLSLKPTSLELFKTRVNALNYSEILKLRQTERLHQEETLAVPVLELRERLKPELLELIRQQRLLHLCKGTLFRKISSRRRQDKLWYCRLSPNHKVLHYGGVEEGVLSPPIESLPEKIPVADMKMLLVGKECLHTKEKSSGKQNKDVLELAFSIVYDVEEYCLSFVAPTRYEFCLWTDGLNVLLGKEMTSERTQTDLDVLLSMELKLRLLDLENISIPDTPPPIPKPPSNLNFCYDFSHAEQ comes from the exons ATGA GGGAGATGCTAGTGCACACCCTGAAGGCCTTCATGGAGCTGATGGAGCATGATTTTGTTTCCTGGGAGACCCTTAGTGCAGCCTTCATCAAGAAG GTAGTGAGTTACGTAAATATGAATGCAGTGGATGCATCTATCCAGCAACTCTCCTTGTCCATCTTGGAGAACATGGTGCCTACCAGTCGCCTCCTCTTTGAGCTAGTCAAAAAAGAAGTGACGTTAGATCGTCTCCTTACCCACCTCCAGGT GACAgatgcccagctgcagctgaaggcgATGGCCCTGCTCATTgcgctgctgctggctgcgACTGATGCTGAGCGGCGG GACATGATGGACTACCTGAGGGAGAAGAATATCAGGCAGTTTATCCACAAG AATATCATACACAGCTCCGAGCCGCTGGGGGATGAGATGGCCCATTACTTGTATGTGCTGCAGTCTGTCAGCCTCAACCTGTGTGAGCGTCGCATGAGGACCTCCATGGATCCCTACTCACAG GAACAGCGGGAGCTCCTCCAGTCACTGCGCCAAACCGCCTTTGAGTCGGAAGGTGAGGCGCCTGCCAGCAACTTCAGCACTGAGCGCCGGCGATCCCTGTGTGCCAAGGAGTTCCGCAAGCTGGGCTTCATG AACAACAGCAACCCAGCAGAGGACCTCCGCCGTGCCCCACCGGGACTCCTTGCCCTCGACAACATGGTGTATTTCTCCAGGCACACCCCCAACGCCTATAGCAGG TTTGTCCTTGAGAACAGCAGCCGGGAAGACAAACATGAATGCCCCTTCGCTCGCAGCAGCATCCAGCTCACCCTGATCCTCTGTGAGATCCTGCACGTTGGAGAGCCGT GCTCGGAGGTGGCTCAGGCCTTTTACCCTATGTTCTTCGGGCAGGATCATTTCTTTGAAGAGCTCTTCTGCATCTGTATCCAGCTGGTGAATAAGACCTGGAAGGAGATGCGTGCTACCCAGGAGGACTTTGACAAG gtgctgcaggtggtGCGGGAGCAGATCACCAGGACCTTGTCCCTCAAGCCCACCTCCCTGGAGCTATTCAAGACCAGAGTGAATGCACTGAACTACAGCGAGATCCTGAAGCTGCGGCAAACAGAGCGGCTGCACCAGGAGGAGACGCTGGCTGTGCCCGTGCT GGAGTTGCGTGAGAGGCTGAAGCCAGAGCTCCTGGAGCTGATCCGACAGCAGCGCCTGCTGCACCTCTGCAAAGGCACCCTCTTCCGCAAGATCAGCAGCCGCCGCAGGCAGG ACAAGCTCTGGTACTGCCGCCTGTCACCCAACCACAAAGTGCTGCACTATGGGGGCGTGGAGGAGGGGGTGCTCTCTCCCCCCATCGAGAGCCTGCCAGAGAAAA TTCCTGTGGCAGACATGAAGATGCTGCTCGTGGGGAAGGAGTGTCTGCACACGAAGGAGAAGAGCTCTGGGAAGCAGAACAAG GACGTCCTGGAGCTGGCCTTTTCCATTGTGTATGATGTGGAGGAATACTGCCTCAGCTTTGTTGCCCCCACCCGGTATGAG TTTTGCCTCTGGACGGATGGGCTGAACGTGCTCTTGGGCAAGGAGATGACAAGCGAGCGAACACAGACGGACCTCGATGTCCTGCTGTCCATGGAGCTCAAGCTGCGGCTCCTAGACCTGGAGAACATCAGCATCCCCGACACACCCCCTCCCATCCCAAAGCCCCCCAGCAACTTAAACTTCTGCTATGACTTCAGCCACGCAGAGCAGTGA
- the ELMO3 gene encoding engulfment and cell motility protein 3 isoform X3 has product MPPPKDVVKIAIQMVGAIPQLIELQQTKPLASVLKDVCDAWSLPNAERYALQYADGRQTYITESNRGEIKNGSILQLTTSPDQEAERLYSGIQSNNLDVKTDSLKKLASLSQDVTFAQEFINRNGLKQIFSIVEEGNDTGEMLVHTLKAFMELMEHDFVSWETLSAAFIKKVVSYVNMNAVDASIQQLSLSILENMVPTSRLLFELVKKEVTLDRLLTHLQVTDAQLQLKAMALLIALLLAATDAERRDMMDYLREKNIRQFIHKNIIHSSEPLGDEMAHYLYVLQSVSLNLCERRMRTSMDPYSQEQRELLQSLRQTAFESEGEAPASNFSTERRRSLCAKEFRKLGFMNNSNPAEDLRRAPPGLLALDNMVYFSRHTPNAYSRDHFFEELFCICIQLVNKTWKEMRATQEDFDKVLQVVREQITRTLSLKPTSLELFKTRVNALNYSEILKLRQTERLHQEETLAVPVLELRERLKPELLELIRQQRLLHLCKGTLFRKISSRRRQDKLWYCRLSPNHKVLHYGGVEEGVLSPPIESLPEKIPVADMKMLLVGKECLHTKEKSSGKQNKDVLELAFSIVYDVEEYCLSFVAPTRYEFCLWTDGLNVLLGKEMTSERTQTDLDVLLSMELKLRLLDLENISIPDTPPPIPKPPSNLNFCYDFSHAEQ; this is encoded by the exons ATGCCGCCGCCCAAGGACGTGGTGAAGATCGCCATCCAGATGGTGGGAGCCATCCCGCAGCTCATCGAGCTCCAGCAG ACCAAGCCCCTGGCCTCGGTGCTCAAGGACGTCTGCGACGC GTGGAGCCTGCCCAACGCCGAGCGCTATGCCCTGCAGTACGCGGACGGGCGGCAGACCTACATCACCGAGTCG AACCGCGGGGAGATTAAGAATGGGAGCATTTTGCAGCTGACCACCTCTCCG GACCAAGAAGCAGAGCGGTTGTACAGCGGGATCCAGAGCAACAACTTGGACGTGAAGACTGACTCACTGAAGAAGCTTGCAAGCCTCTCCCAAGATGTTACCTTTGCTCAGGAGTTCATCAACAGGAATGGCTTGAAGCAAATCTTCTCTATTGTGGAAGAAGGGAATGA TACAGGGGAGATGCTAGTGCACACCCTGAAGGCCTTCATGGAGCTGATGGAGCATGATTTTGTTTCCTGGGAGACCCTTAGTGCAGCCTTCATCAAGAAG GTAGTGAGTTACGTAAATATGAATGCAGTGGATGCATCTATCCAGCAACTCTCCTTGTCCATCTTGGAGAACATGGTGCCTACCAGTCGCCTCCTCTTTGAGCTAGTCAAAAAAGAAGTGACGTTAGATCGTCTCCTTACCCACCTCCAGGT GACAgatgcccagctgcagctgaaggcgATGGCCCTGCTCATTgcgctgctgctggctgcgACTGATGCTGAGCGGCGG GACATGATGGACTACCTGAGGGAGAAGAATATCAGGCAGTTTATCCACAAG AATATCATACACAGCTCCGAGCCGCTGGGGGATGAGATGGCCCATTACTTGTATGTGCTGCAGTCTGTCAGCCTCAACCTGTGTGAGCGTCGCATGAGGACCTCCATGGATCCCTACTCACAG GAACAGCGGGAGCTCCTCCAGTCACTGCGCCAAACCGCCTTTGAGTCGGAAGGTGAGGCGCCTGCCAGCAACTTCAGCACTGAGCGCCGGCGATCCCTGTGTGCCAAGGAGTTCCGCAAGCTGGGCTTCATG AACAACAGCAACCCAGCAGAGGACCTCCGCCGTGCCCCACCGGGACTCCTTGCCCTCGACAACATGGTGTATTTCTCCAGGCACACCCCCAACGCCTATAGCAGG GATCATTTCTTTGAAGAGCTCTTCTGCATCTGTATCCAGCTGGTGAATAAGACCTGGAAGGAGATGCGTGCTACCCAGGAGGACTTTGACAAG gtgctgcaggtggtGCGGGAGCAGATCACCAGGACCTTGTCCCTCAAGCCCACCTCCCTGGAGCTATTCAAGACCAGAGTGAATGCACTGAACTACAGCGAGATCCTGAAGCTGCGGCAAACAGAGCGGCTGCACCAGGAGGAGACGCTGGCTGTGCCCGTGCT GGAGTTGCGTGAGAGGCTGAAGCCAGAGCTCCTGGAGCTGATCCGACAGCAGCGCCTGCTGCACCTCTGCAAAGGCACCCTCTTCCGCAAGATCAGCAGCCGCCGCAGGCAGG ACAAGCTCTGGTACTGCCGCCTGTCACCCAACCACAAAGTGCTGCACTATGGGGGCGTGGAGGAGGGGGTGCTCTCTCCCCCCATCGAGAGCCTGCCAGAGAAAA TTCCTGTGGCAGACATGAAGATGCTGCTCGTGGGGAAGGAGTGTCTGCACACGAAGGAGAAGAGCTCTGGGAAGCAGAACAAG GACGTCCTGGAGCTGGCCTTTTCCATTGTGTATGATGTGGAGGAATACTGCCTCAGCTTTGTTGCCCCCACCCGGTATGAG TTTTGCCTCTGGACGGATGGGCTGAACGTGCTCTTGGGCAAGGAGATGACAAGCGAGCGAACACAGACGGACCTCGATGTCCTGCTGTCCATGGAGCTCAAGCTGCGGCTCCTAGACCTGGAGAACATCAGCATCCCCGACACACCCCCTCCCATCCCAAAGCCCCCCAGCAACTTAAACTTCTGCTATGACTTCAGCCACGCAGAGCAGTGA
- the ELMO3 gene encoding engulfment and cell motility protein 3 isoform X6, whose product MRATQEDFDKVLQVVREQITRTLSLKPTSLELFKTRVNALNYSEILKLRQTERLHQEETLAVPVLELRERLKPELLELIRQQRLLHLCKGTLFRKISSRRRQDKLWYCRLSPNHKVLHYGGVEEGVLSPPIESLPEKIPVADMKMLLVGKECLHTKEKSSGKQNKDVLELAFSIVYDVEEYCLSFVAPTRYEFCLWTDGLNVLLGKEMTSERTQTDLDVLLSMELKLRLLDLENISIPDTPPPIPKPPSNLNFCYDFSHAEQ is encoded by the exons ATGCGTGCTACCCAGGAGGACTTTGACAAG gtgctgcaggtggtGCGGGAGCAGATCACCAGGACCTTGTCCCTCAAGCCCACCTCCCTGGAGCTATTCAAGACCAGAGTGAATGCACTGAACTACAGCGAGATCCTGAAGCTGCGGCAAACAGAGCGGCTGCACCAGGAGGAGACGCTGGCTGTGCCCGTGCT GGAGTTGCGTGAGAGGCTGAAGCCAGAGCTCCTGGAGCTGATCCGACAGCAGCGCCTGCTGCACCTCTGCAAAGGCACCCTCTTCCGCAAGATCAGCAGCCGCCGCAGGCAGG ACAAGCTCTGGTACTGCCGCCTGTCACCCAACCACAAAGTGCTGCACTATGGGGGCGTGGAGGAGGGGGTGCTCTCTCCCCCCATCGAGAGCCTGCCAGAGAAAA TTCCTGTGGCAGACATGAAGATGCTGCTCGTGGGGAAGGAGTGTCTGCACACGAAGGAGAAGAGCTCTGGGAAGCAGAACAAG GACGTCCTGGAGCTGGCCTTTTCCATTGTGTATGATGTGGAGGAATACTGCCTCAGCTTTGTTGCCCCCACCCGGTATGAG TTTTGCCTCTGGACGGATGGGCTGAACGTGCTCTTGGGCAAGGAGATGACAAGCGAGCGAACACAGACGGACCTCGATGTCCTGCTGTCCATGGAGCTCAAGCTGCGGCTCCTAGACCTGGAGAACATCAGCATCCCCGACACACCCCCTCCCATCCCAAAGCCCCCCAGCAACTTAAACTTCTGCTATGACTTCAGCCACGCAGAGCAGTGA
- the ELMO3 gene encoding engulfment and cell motility protein 3 isoform X2, translating to MPPPKDVVKIAIQMVGAIPQLIELQQTKPLASVLKDVCDAWSLPNAERYALQYADGRQTYITESDQEAERLYSGIQSNNLDVKTDSLKKLASLSQDVTFAQEFINRNGLKQIFSIVEEGNDTGEMLVHTLKAFMELMEHDFVSWETLSAAFIKKVVSYVNMNAVDASIQQLSLSILENMVPTSRLLFELVKKEVTLDRLLTHLQVTDAQLQLKAMALLIALLLAATDAERRDMMDYLREKNIRQFIHKNIIHSSEPLGDEMAHYLYVLQSVSLNLCERRMRTSMDPYSQEQRELLQSLRQTAFESEGEAPASNFSTERRRSLCAKEFRKLGFMNNSNPAEDLRRAPPGLLALDNMVYFSRHTPNAYSRFVLENSSREDKHECPFARSSIQLTLILCEILHVGEPCSEVAQAFYPMFFGQDHFFEELFCICIQLVNKTWKEMRATQEDFDKVLQVVREQITRTLSLKPTSLELFKTRVNALNYSEILKLRQTERLHQEETLAVPVLELRERLKPELLELIRQQRLLHLCKGTLFRKISSRRRQDKLWYCRLSPNHKVLHYGGVEEGVLSPPIESLPEKIPVADMKMLLVGKECLHTKEKSSGKQNKDVLELAFSIVYDVEEYCLSFVAPTRYEFCLWTDGLNVLLGKEMTSERTQTDLDVLLSMELKLRLLDLENISIPDTPPPIPKPPSNLNFCYDFSHAEQ from the exons ATGCCGCCGCCCAAGGACGTGGTGAAGATCGCCATCCAGATGGTGGGAGCCATCCCGCAGCTCATCGAGCTCCAGCAG ACCAAGCCCCTGGCCTCGGTGCTCAAGGACGTCTGCGACGC GTGGAGCCTGCCCAACGCCGAGCGCTATGCCCTGCAGTACGCGGACGGGCGGCAGACCTACATCACCGAGTCG GACCAAGAAGCAGAGCGGTTGTACAGCGGGATCCAGAGCAACAACTTGGACGTGAAGACTGACTCACTGAAGAAGCTTGCAAGCCTCTCCCAAGATGTTACCTTTGCTCAGGAGTTCATCAACAGGAATGGCTTGAAGCAAATCTTCTCTATTGTGGAAGAAGGGAATGA TACAGGGGAGATGCTAGTGCACACCCTGAAGGCCTTCATGGAGCTGATGGAGCATGATTTTGTTTCCTGGGAGACCCTTAGTGCAGCCTTCATCAAGAAG GTAGTGAGTTACGTAAATATGAATGCAGTGGATGCATCTATCCAGCAACTCTCCTTGTCCATCTTGGAGAACATGGTGCCTACCAGTCGCCTCCTCTTTGAGCTAGTCAAAAAAGAAGTGACGTTAGATCGTCTCCTTACCCACCTCCAGGT GACAgatgcccagctgcagctgaaggcgATGGCCCTGCTCATTgcgctgctgctggctgcgACTGATGCTGAGCGGCGG GACATGATGGACTACCTGAGGGAGAAGAATATCAGGCAGTTTATCCACAAG AATATCATACACAGCTCCGAGCCGCTGGGGGATGAGATGGCCCATTACTTGTATGTGCTGCAGTCTGTCAGCCTCAACCTGTGTGAGCGTCGCATGAGGACCTCCATGGATCCCTACTCACAG GAACAGCGGGAGCTCCTCCAGTCACTGCGCCAAACCGCCTTTGAGTCGGAAGGTGAGGCGCCTGCCAGCAACTTCAGCACTGAGCGCCGGCGATCCCTGTGTGCCAAGGAGTTCCGCAAGCTGGGCTTCATG AACAACAGCAACCCAGCAGAGGACCTCCGCCGTGCCCCACCGGGACTCCTTGCCCTCGACAACATGGTGTATTTCTCCAGGCACACCCCCAACGCCTATAGCAGG TTTGTCCTTGAGAACAGCAGCCGGGAAGACAAACATGAATGCCCCTTCGCTCGCAGCAGCATCCAGCTCACCCTGATCCTCTGTGAGATCCTGCACGTTGGAGAGCCGT GCTCGGAGGTGGCTCAGGCCTTTTACCCTATGTTCTTCGGGCAGGATCATTTCTTTGAAGAGCTCTTCTGCATCTGTATCCAGCTGGTGAATAAGACCTGGAAGGAGATGCGTGCTACCCAGGAGGACTTTGACAAG gtgctgcaggtggtGCGGGAGCAGATCACCAGGACCTTGTCCCTCAAGCCCACCTCCCTGGAGCTATTCAAGACCAGAGTGAATGCACTGAACTACAGCGAGATCCTGAAGCTGCGGCAAACAGAGCGGCTGCACCAGGAGGAGACGCTGGCTGTGCCCGTGCT GGAGTTGCGTGAGAGGCTGAAGCCAGAGCTCCTGGAGCTGATCCGACAGCAGCGCCTGCTGCACCTCTGCAAAGGCACCCTCTTCCGCAAGATCAGCAGCCGCCGCAGGCAGG ACAAGCTCTGGTACTGCCGCCTGTCACCCAACCACAAAGTGCTGCACTATGGGGGCGTGGAGGAGGGGGTGCTCTCTCCCCCCATCGAGAGCCTGCCAGAGAAAA TTCCTGTGGCAGACATGAAGATGCTGCTCGTGGGGAAGGAGTGTCTGCACACGAAGGAGAAGAGCTCTGGGAAGCAGAACAAG GACGTCCTGGAGCTGGCCTTTTCCATTGTGTATGATGTGGAGGAATACTGCCTCAGCTTTGTTGCCCCCACCCGGTATGAG TTTTGCCTCTGGACGGATGGGCTGAACGTGCTCTTGGGCAAGGAGATGACAAGCGAGCGAACACAGACGGACCTCGATGTCCTGCTGTCCATGGAGCTCAAGCTGCGGCTCCTAGACCTGGAGAACATCAGCATCCCCGACACACCCCCTCCCATCCCAAAGCCCCCCAGCAACTTAAACTTCTGCTATGACTTCAGCCACGCAGAGCAGTGA